In a genomic window of Melitaea cinxia chromosome 27, ilMelCinx1.1, whole genome shotgun sequence:
- the LOC123667027 gene encoding aldo-keto reductase family 1 member B1-like, with protein sequence MAAKVPLLKLNNGKTIPQLGLGTWKSRPNEVTQAVKDAIDIGYRHIDCAFVYGNEKEVGKAITQKIADGTVKRDDLFITSKLWNTFHRPDLVRGALKQTLKNLNLQYLDLYLIHCPQAYKEDGSIFPENESGKIIFSDVDYVDTWKAMEPLVGEGLVKSLGISNFNSKQVKRLLEHATVKPVVNQVECHPYLTQVRLKEFCESHGILITAYSPLGSPDRPWAQPGDPHLLDDPKLKAIADKIGKTVAQVLIRYQIDRGNIVIPKSVAKSRIASNFDVFDFKLSAEDIKLINSFNCNERFMPMKTSLGHKYHPFENDEF encoded by the exons ATGGCCGCTAAAGTTccgcttttaaaattaaataatggaaAAACAATTCCACAGCTCGGCTTGGGAACATGGAAA TCAAGACCCAACGAAGTAACCCAAGCAGTGAAGGATGCGATCGACATCGGCTACAGACACATTGACTGTGCATTTGTGTATGGTAATGAAAAGGAAGTTGGGAAGGCCATCACTCAGAAAATTGCGGATGGAACTGTTAAGAG AGACGACCTGTTCATCACCTCCAAGCTCTGGAACACCTTCCATCGCCCGGACCTGGTGCGTGGTGCTCTGAAGCAGACCCTGAAGAACCTTAACCTCCAATATCTGGATTTGTACCTCATTCACTGTCCTCAGGCTTACAAG GAAGACGGTTCAATCTTCCCCGAAAATGAGTCAGGCAAGATCATATTCTCCGATGTGGACTATGTTGACACTTGGAAAGCCATGGAGCCCTTAGTGGGTGAGGGTCTGGTCAAAAGTCTGGGTATTTCCAACTTCAACTCGAAGCAGGTGAAGAGGTTATTGGAACACGCTACCGTGAAGCCCGTTGTGAACCAG GTGGAGTGCCACCCCTACCTAACCCAGGTCCGCCTGAAAGAGTTCTGCGAGTCCCACGGCATCCTAATCACAGCTTACTCCCCACTCGGCTCTCCGGACAGACCCTGGGCTCAACCCGGAGACCCACATCTCTTGGATGACCCCAAGCTGAAGGCTATCGCGGATAAGATTGGCAAAACTGTCGCTCAGGTGCTCATAAG aTATCAAATCGACCGCGGCAACATCGTGATACCAAAATCAGTCGCCAAATCCCGCATTGCGTccaattttgatgtttttgaTTTCAAATTGTCCGCTGAGGATATCAAGCTTATCAATTCGTTCAACTGCAATGAACGCTTCATGCCGATGAAAAC ATCTCTCGGCCACAAGTATCATCCGTTTGAAAATGACGAGTTTTAG